In a genomic window of Mucilaginibacter sp. KACC 22063:
- a CDS encoding cytochrome C oxidase subunit IV family protein: MSAEPTHAHEHGEEHASMTKKKIWQVALILTLITAVEFMVALVLVPHNVIPLHVANPIYIVLTLAKAFYIVAYFMHLKFEKVGLVYSIVVPVIFIVGLILVLTNESHHWVDLRII, encoded by the coding sequence ATGTCAGCAGAACCGACACACGCTCATGAACATGGCGAAGAACATGCTTCAATGACCAAGAAAAAAATATGGCAGGTAGCGTTAATTTTAACGCTGATTACCGCTGTAGAATTTATGGTAGCTTTAGTACTGGTACCACATAACGTAATTCCATTACATGTAGCTAACCCTATATATATCGTTTTAACTTTAGCTAAGGCATTTTATATCGTAGCTTACTTTATGCACTTAAAGTTCGAAAAAGTAGGTTTAGTATATTCAATTGTAGTTCCCGTGATTTTTATTGTCGGCTTGATCCTGGTGCTTACTAATGAGAGCCACCACTGGGTTGATCTGAGAATAATCTAA
- a CDS encoding SCO family protein, producing the protein MSKATSIIKKILILVLILAVPGFLYYLLTVGGKNRYKPLPFFGPKVVAQTGHKFHGKYIPDTIYHKIPDFKLTDQDGKEVTLKSFDNTIFVAGFFYSHCPDLCSKVNANLDTLVKGYAKNRMVHFVSITIDPERDSPAVLKAYAGKFASTAKWQFLTGDTSTIYNLASKGFMLNAVHMGNNQFVLDDKLVLIDQEKRIRGYYSGSSVADMTRLNDEIKVQIAEELRKIKAPEL; encoded by the coding sequence ATGAGCAAAGCTACAAGCATTATAAAAAAAATTTTGATCCTGGTACTCATATTAGCAGTACCGGGATTTTTATATTATTTACTTACCGTAGGCGGTAAAAACAGGTACAAACCATTGCCCTTTTTCGGGCCTAAAGTGGTAGCTCAAACCGGACACAAGTTTCATGGTAAGTACATTCCTGATACCATATATCACAAGATTCCAGATTTTAAACTGACTGATCAGGATGGTAAGGAAGTTACGCTTAAAAGTTTCGACAATACCATTTTTGTAGCAGGATTTTTCTATTCGCACTGTCCTGACCTTTGCAGTAAAGTGAATGCTAACCTGGATACGCTTGTAAAAGGCTATGCTAAAAACCGGATGGTTCACTTTGTGTCCATTACCATTGATCCGGAGCGCGATTCACCTGCAGTGCTAAAAGCTTATGCCGGCAAATTTGCATCAACGGCCAAATGGCAGTTTTTAACCGGGGATACTTCAACCATTTACAATCTGGCCTCTAAAGGTTTCATGCTTAATGCAGTGCACATGGGTAACAATCAATTTGTGCTTGATGATAAGCTGGTATTGATAGATCAGGAAAAGCGGATAAGAGGATATTATTCGGGCTCGTCAGTTGCAGACATGACCCGCCTGAATGATGAGATAAAAGTTCAGATAGCCGAAGAACTGAGAAAAATTAAAGCCCCTGAATTATAA
- the cyoE gene encoding heme o synthase, whose amino-acid sequence MKFKDFVQLVKLRLNFMVVLSASISFLIGSKVNGSINWINWVMLIIGGFLVTGAANTFNEIIERDLDRMMKRTSDRPLPSGRMTSGQALVIGLFMGICGTYLLGKLNLLTGFLSVFSIILYAFAYTPLKRKSPIAVLVGAIPGALPPLIGYVAAHPRIDEIALILFGIQFMWQLPHFWAIAWVLDDDYKLAGFRLLPTGKRDLISAIVTFVCTLILLPVSLLPTIYHYGGYYVGGVSLVCSLLFLFQAFNLMRTREIPAARQLMFGSFLYLPIVQLMFLFDFIGKVK is encoded by the coding sequence TTGAAGTTTAAGGATTTTGTACAACTGGTTAAACTCAGGCTTAACTTCATGGTGGTACTGTCTGCCTCTATCTCTTTTTTAATAGGCAGCAAGGTAAACGGCAGCATCAACTGGATTAACTGGGTGATGCTGATCATCGGTGGTTTTCTGGTTACCGGGGCTGCAAATACATTTAACGAGATTATAGAGCGCGATTTGGACCGTATGATGAAACGTACATCAGACCGGCCTTTACCATCAGGTCGCATGACGAGCGGACAGGCGCTGGTAATTGGCCTGTTTATGGGAATATGCGGTACCTATCTGTTAGGCAAGCTTAACCTGCTTACAGGTTTCCTCTCCGTATTCTCTATTATACTTTATGCCTTTGCATATACGCCGCTGAAGCGTAAATCGCCTATAGCCGTTTTAGTAGGGGCAATACCTGGCGCATTGCCACCATTAATTGGTTATGTGGCAGCACACCCGCGTATAGATGAAATTGCTTTGATCTTATTCGGGATACAATTTATGTGGCAGCTGCCGCATTTCTGGGCAATAGCCTGGGTGCTTGATGATGATTATAAGTTAGCGGGTTTCAGGCTTTTACCTACCGGAAAACGTGATTTAATAAGTGCAATTGTTACCTTTGTATGTACATTAATATTATTACCGGTTAGCCTGTTGCCAACTATTTATCATTACGGCGGCTACTATGTGGGTGGTGTATCATTGGTTTGCAGTCTGTTGTTCTTATTCCAGGCATTTAACCTGATGCGTACACGCGAAATACCTGCCGCACGCCAGCTAATGTTTGGCTCGTTTTTATACCTGCCGATAGTGCAGTTAATGTTTTTGTTTGATTTTATCGGAAAAGTGAAATGA
- a CDS encoding DUF2461 domain-containing protein, giving the protein MIVQHTLDFIKDVTLNNNRDWFQDNKQRYEQARENVIEFTAAMINELGKTDAGVTAIDPKKAVKRIYRDIRFSKDKTPYKDHFGIGLSPVGASTDTTGYYVHIKPDGGSFAGGGYWQPLPEHIKAIRQEIDYNGAELKGIVDDKAFVKLFGDFRNGNSLKVLPKGYSGDHEDIALLKLKDFVAMRDLKDADLLKADSHKTVAGILAKIYPLNVFLNNAIA; this is encoded by the coding sequence ATGATAGTCCAACACACTCTTGATTTTATTAAAGATGTTACCCTGAATAATAACCGCGATTGGTTTCAGGATAACAAACAGCGATATGAACAGGCCCGTGAAAATGTAATTGAATTTACAGCCGCTATGATCAATGAGCTTGGCAAAACCGATGCGGGTGTTACAGCTATTGATCCTAAAAAGGCAGTTAAGCGCATTTACCGCGATATCCGTTTCAGCAAAGACAAAACACCTTATAAAGATCATTTCGGTATTGGCCTTTCACCCGTAGGTGCCAGTACAGATACCACCGGTTACTATGTGCATATTAAACCTGATGGTGGCTCTTTTGCCGGAGGCGGTTACTGGCAGCCATTGCCCGAACATATTAAAGCCATAAGGCAAGAGATTGACTACAATGGTGCCGAGTTGAAAGGGATTGTGGATGATAAGGCATTTGTAAAACTGTTCGGTGATTTCAGAAACGGAAACAGCCTTAAAGTACTGCCTAAAGGCTACAGCGGTGATCATGAAGATATCGCATTGCTAAAACTGAAAGACTTTGTGGCCATGCGCGATCTTAAAGATGCTGATCTGCTTAAAGCAGATAGCCACAAAACAGTGGCTGGCATCCTTGCTAAAATATACCCGCTGAACGTATTTCTTAACAACGCTATTGCTTAA
- a CDS encoding YebC/PmpR family DNA-binding transcriptional regulator produces the protein MGRAFEFRKERKFKRWAKMAVQFTRLGKEIVMAVKDGGPNPEANSRLRTAMQNAKAVNMPKDRVEAAIKRASSKDEKDYEELVYEGYAPHGVAILVETATDNTNRTVANVRSYFTKVGGTLGKTGSLDFIFSRKSIFRFDPGERDLEELEFELIDAGLEDLFLESDEEGKDVAVIHAAFEDFGKMQKTLEEMGIEVKSAKLERIPLSTVDVTEEQAADALKLIDRLEEDDDVQAVYHNMAE, from the coding sequence ATGGGAAGAGCATTTGAATTCCGTAAAGAAAGAAAGTTTAAGCGCTGGGCTAAAATGGCCGTACAATTCACCCGCTTAGGGAAAGAGATTGTAATGGCTGTTAAAGACGGCGGGCCAAATCCTGAAGCTAACTCGCGCCTGCGTACGGCTATGCAAAACGCCAAAGCGGTAAACATGCCTAAAGACCGTGTTGAAGCTGCCATTAAGCGTGCATCAAGCAAGGACGAAAAGGATTACGAAGAACTGGTATACGAAGGTTATGCGCCGCATGGTGTAGCCATATTGGTTGAAACTGCTACAGATAACACCAACCGTACAGTGGCCAACGTGCGCAGCTACTTTACAAAAGTTGGCGGCACATTAGGTAAAACAGGTTCGCTTGATTTTATTTTCAGCCGTAAATCAATCTTCCGTTTTGATCCGGGTGAACGTGATCTGGAAGAACTGGAGTTTGAATTGATAGACGCCGGTTTGGAAGATCTTTTTTTAGAAAGCGACGAGGAAGGAAAAGACGTTGCAGTTATTCACGCCGCATTTGAGGATTTCGGCAAAATGCAGAAAACTCTTGAAGAGATGGGTATCGAAGTAAAATCAGCAAAATTGGAGCGTATCCCGCTTTCAACTGTTGATGTAACTGAAGAGCAGGCTGCAGATGCCCTTAAGCTAATTGATAGACTGGAGGAGGACGATGACGTTCAGGCAGTTTATCATAACATGGCGGAGTAA
- a CDS encoding cytochrome c oxidase subunit I — protein sequence MSTLAVHDHHGVEHHDHDHGHHHKETFLTKYVFSQDHKMIAKQFLITGIVMAVIAMILSILFRIQLAYPDKSFPFLETLLGRFAPGGRLDSNFYLSLVTIHGTIMVFFVLTAGLSGTFSNLLIPLQLGVRDMASPFMNMLSYWLFFIASVIMLGSFMVEKGPAGPGWTIYPPLSALPKAMPGSGMGMTLWLTSMVLFVASQLMGGINYVSTILNMRTKGMDLWKMPLTIWAFFLTAILGILAFPVLVAGVVLLIFDRSFGTSFYLSEIVVQGQVMSYEGGSPILFQHLFWFLGHPEVYIVIMPAMGIASEVMAVNSRKPIFGYHAMVYSLIGITVLSFIVWGHHMFVTGMNPFLGGVFMITTLIIAVPSAVKTFNWLATLWRGNIRFTPAMMFAIGLVSFFISGGITGIFLGNAALDINLHDTYFVVAHFHLVMGSAAIFGMLAGVYHWFPKMFGRMMDPKLGYLHFWLTFIGAYLVFFPMHFMGLDGVPRRYYSFTEIESLKRWVSVNTFITWAAIMAAVAQVAFLFNFIYSIFFGKKATQNPWDATTLEWTTPIERIHGNWPGEIPTVYRWPYDYSKPGHDTDFIPQTTPYSQTMSSNVPHDFEDNDAGLLAHKEWLATQKTNEEVK from the coding sequence TATTTAGCCAGGATCACAAGATGATCGCTAAACAATTCCTGATCACAGGTATTGTTATGGCAGTTATCGCGATGATCTTATCTATCCTTTTCCGTATTCAGCTTGCATATCCGGATAAAAGCTTCCCTTTTCTGGAAACTCTTTTAGGCCGTTTTGCACCGGGCGGACGTTTAGATTCTAACTTCTATCTTTCGTTAGTAACCATTCATGGTACCATCATGGTATTCTTCGTACTAACTGCAGGCTTGAGCGGTACTTTCAGTAACCTGCTTATTCCATTACAGTTAGGTGTACGTGATATGGCCTCACCATTTATGAACATGCTTTCTTACTGGTTATTCTTTATTGCCAGCGTAATCATGTTAGGTTCGTTTATGGTTGAAAAGGGCCCTGCTGGTCCGGGTTGGACAATCTACCCGCCGCTATCTGCATTGCCTAAAGCAATGCCGGGTTCTGGTATGGGTATGACCTTATGGTTAACCAGTATGGTACTTTTCGTAGCCTCTCAGTTAATGGGTGGTATCAACTATGTAAGTACAATATTAAACATGCGTACTAAAGGTATGGACCTTTGGAAAATGCCTTTAACTATCTGGGCATTCTTCCTTACCGCTATCCTTGGTATTCTTGCATTCCCTGTATTAGTTGCAGGTGTGGTATTATTGATTTTTGACCGTAGCTTCGGTACAAGCTTCTACTTATCTGAAATTGTTGTACAAGGACAGGTAATGAGCTACGAAGGCGGTAGCCCGATATTATTCCAGCACTTATTCTGGTTCCTTGGTCACCCGGAAGTATACATCGTAATTATGCCTGCGATGGGTATCGCATCAGAAGTTATGGCAGTAAACAGCCGTAAACCTATCTTCGGTTACCACGCAATGGTTTATTCACTGATCGGTATTACTGTACTATCATTCATCGTATGGGGACACCACATGTTTGTGACGGGTATGAATCCGTTCCTGGGCGGGGTGTTCATGATCACGACGTTGATTATTGCGGTACCATCGGCAGTAAAAACATTTAACTGGTTGGCTACATTGTGGCGAGGTAATATTCGTTTTACGCCGGCAATGATGTTTGCTATTGGTTTAGTATCATTCTTCATCTCAGGTGGTATCACTGGTATCTTCTTAGGTAACGCAGCGCTTGACATCAACTTGCACGATACTTATTTCGTAGTAGCTCACTTCCACCTGGTAATGGGTTCTGCAGCTATCTTCGGTATGCTTGCAGGTGTTTATCACTGGTTCCCTAAAATGTTTGGCCGTATGATGGATCCTAAATTGGGTTACCTGCACTTCTGGTTAACATTTATCGGTGCTTACCTGGTGTTCTTCCCAATGCACTTTATGGGTCTTGATGGTGTGCCTCGTCGTTACTACTCATTCACTGAAATTGAGTCGCTTAAACGTTGGGTATCTGTAAATACATTTATCACATGGGCTGCTATTATGGCTGCAGTTGCTCAGGTAGCATTTCTGTTCAACTTTATTTACTCGATCTTCTTCGGTAAAAAGGCTACTCAAAACCCTTGGGATGCTACAACATTAGAGTGGACTACACCTATTGAGCGTATCCACGGTAACTGGCCGGGCGAAATCCCAACTGTATACCGTTGGCCATATGACTATAGCAAACCTGGTCATGATACAGACTTCATTCCGCAAACTACTCCTTATTCTCAAACCATGAGCTCAAACGTACCTCATGACTTTGAAGATAACGATGCTGGTTTACTGGCACATAAAGAGTGGTTAGCTACTCAAAAAACAAACGAAGAAGTAAAATAA
- a CDS encoding DUF2442 domain-containing protein — protein sequence MPLFTSRKQQQNIKVSFQDDMLLVEHPDSKQQVFPLAFFPALRDANEDERNDWTQTANGIRWNKLGFDLSI from the coding sequence ATGCCACTATTTACCTCACGTAAGCAACAGCAAAACATTAAGGTCTCCTTTCAGGATGATATGCTGCTTGTTGAGCATCCGGATAGTAAACAGCAGGTATTTCCGCTCGCATTCTTTCCTGCACTACGCGATGCGAATGAAGATGAGCGTAATGACTGGACGCAAACCGCAAATGGCATCCGGTGGAACAAACTTGGGTTTGATTTGTCAATTTAG
- a CDS encoding COX15/CtaA family protein: protein MSKLSQRKTFKRINRLAIISLFLVILAGGVVRSSGSGMGCPDWPKCFGRYIPPTDASQLPKDFKQKYVERRIKKNQRFAKTLDALGYHAEAQRIREDKSILVAEDFNAVNTWTEYINRLVGVVSGILMLLAVWFSFSYWSDVRRIPILSIFNLLLIVYQAWLGSLVVSTNLTSWVVTVHMLVALAILAISMYTYHLALTFGRLPAKPKGIINVLTLLSLIVSIIQIVIGTEVRENVDAAANRLQGYREDWINNAGVSLDIHRTLAIAVVVLNVMLYGLIRKNYDRHSKQQQLMSFTFLMIMLQIVTGIVLTYWALPPIAQGAHILIASLVFGAQFYLLLNIHRSFTLKEGSSFEV from the coding sequence ATGAGCAAATTGTCGCAACGGAAAACTTTTAAAAGAATCAACCGCCTTGCCATTATTTCGCTTTTTCTTGTCATATTAGCCGGAGGCGTAGTGCGCAGTTCGGGATCCGGAATGGGATGCCCCGATTGGCCTAAGTGTTTTGGCAGGTATATACCACCAACCGATGCTTCTCAACTGCCTAAAGATTTCAAGCAGAAATACGTAGAGAGACGTATTAAAAAGAACCAACGCTTTGCCAAAACACTTGATGCTTTAGGCTACCATGCCGAAGCGCAACGCATACGCGAAGACAAATCCATTTTGGTTGCTGAGGATTTTAATGCCGTAAACACCTGGACTGAATATATTAACAGGCTGGTTGGAGTGGTATCAGGAATACTTATGCTACTCGCCGTATGGTTTTCATTCAGCTATTGGAGCGATGTTAGGCGTATCCCGATCTTAAGTATATTCAATTTACTGCTGATCGTTTATCAGGCATGGTTAGGTTCTTTAGTGGTATCAACTAATTTAACAAGTTGGGTTGTTACCGTGCATATGCTCGTTGCATTAGCCATATTGGCCATCAGTATGTATACCTATCACCTGGCACTTACGTTTGGCAGGTTACCGGCTAAGCCGAAAGGCATCATCAATGTACTCACGCTGCTATCACTGATTGTAAGTATTATCCAGATTGTCATTGGTACCGAAGTACGGGAAAATGTAGATGCAGCAGCTAATCGCCTACAAGGTTATCGTGAAGACTGGATCAATAACGCTGGCGTATCATTAGATATACACCGTACGCTGGCTATAGCAGTGGTAGTGCTTAACGTAATGTTGTATGGTTTGATCCGTAAGAATTACGACAGGCACTCAAAGCAGCAACAATTAATGAGTTTTACGTTCCTGATGATTATGCTGCAAATAGTTACAGGTATTGTTTTAACCTATTGGGCTTTACCGCCGATAGCACAGGGGGCGCATATCTTAATTGCAAGCCTGGTGTTCGGTGCACAGTTTTACCTGCTGCTTAATATCCATCGTTCGTTTACATTAAAGGAGGGCTCGAGTTTTGAAGTTTAA
- a CDS encoding metallophosphoesterase family protein yields MKKTYAIISDIHGNLQALLAVMKDIKTREIETIINLGDHFYGPMEPEGVAEIIRENPMICISGNTDRAILESLERDGMKSHKPEMERVKGELQARSIEWLKTLPNTTTIDDVFFACHGTPESDNEYLLELVNDKGVFVYNDDDLIEKTKSIKERIILCGHSHVNRLVYLTNNKIILNPGSVGLPAYLGSEKYQYRFAMESMTPHAKYAIVKVDGEHVNIEQINVAYDWNRASSVARSNGNNNWAQFLLTGRMPKDLRVD; encoded by the coding sequence ATGAAAAAAACGTATGCCATTATATCTGATATCCACGGTAATCTGCAGGCGCTGCTTGCGGTAATGAAGGATATCAAGACAAGGGAGATTGAAACTATTATTAACCTGGGCGACCATTTTTACGGTCCTATGGAACCGGAAGGCGTTGCGGAGATCATTCGTGAAAACCCGATGATCTGCATTAGCGGTAATACAGACCGTGCCATTTTAGAAAGCCTTGAACGCGACGGCATGAAGTCGCATAAGCCGGAAATGGAGCGTGTAAAAGGCGAATTGCAAGCCCGCAGTATCGAATGGCTTAAAACCTTGCCCAATACTACTACCATAGATGATGTTTTTTTCGCATGCCACGGCACACCCGAAAGCGACAACGAATATTTACTTGAGCTGGTAAATGATAAAGGTGTGTTTGTTTACAATGACGATGACCTGATAGAGAAAACGAAAAGTATTAAAGAGCGCATCATCTTATGTGGGCACTCGCATGTAAACAGGCTTGTATATCTTACCAACAATAAAATAATCCTTAACCCCGGAAGCGTAGGCCTGCCAGCCTATTTGGGTTCTGAAAAATACCAGTACCGTTTTGCCATGGAATCTATGACGCCGCATGCAAAGTATGCTATTGTAAAAGTAGATGGCGAACATGTCAACATCGAGCAGATAAACGTAGCGTATGATTGGAACCGTGCATCATCCGTAGCTCGCAGCAATGGTAATAACAACTGGGCACAGTTCCTGTTAACCGGCCGCATGCCTAAAGACCTGCGTGTTGATTAG
- a CDS encoding DUF420 domain-containing protein has translation MNDKLIFRLVAAISIFVFAVVVLLNRHIIPAPAAIPSFIYFFPKLNAILNGTCSVLLLISLYFIRKGNVTMHKRINILTFCLSALFLVSYIFFHWIAPETIYGDLDHNGKLSAMELAAVGNVRTIYLIILTSHIILAAGVLPLILLSFYRGLQMQVAKHKKLVRWTFPIWFYVTVTGVIVYLLISPYYNF, from the coding sequence ATGAACGATAAACTCATTTTCAGGCTGGTAGCAGCCATTTCGATATTTGTATTTGCGGTAGTGGTATTACTTAACCGGCATATCATTCCGGCACCAGCTGCTATACCTTCGTTTATTTACTTTTTTCCGAAGCTTAACGCCATCCTTAACGGAACTTGTAGCGTATTGCTTTTGATTTCGCTTTACTTCATCCGTAAAGGGAATGTCACTATGCACAAGCGGATAAATATTTTAACGTTTTGTTTGTCTGCACTGTTCCTGGTTTCTTATATCTTCTTTCACTGGATAGCTCCTGAAACCATTTATGGTGACCTTGACCACAACGGTAAATTATCTGCAATGGAATTGGCTGCGGTAGGCAATGTGCGTACTATTTATTTAATTATACTCACCTCGCACATTATACTTGCCGCAGGTGTTTTACCTTTAATACTACTTAGTTTTTACCGTGGCTTACAAATGCAGGTAGCCAAGCATAAGAAATTGGTAAGATGGACGTTCCCTATATGGTTTTACGTTACTGTGACCGGCGTTATTGTGTATCTGCTAATTTCGCCTTACTATAATTTTTAA
- a CDS encoding OmpA/MotB family protein: MKIKYLIVAVLLIAGVSSCKVLSNKAYNALVAERDSLSTRTTSLEAQVAQLQADTARIHRAIADLKGQYNALNDNYAQANKKLDKTNSRVSELSSDLQKREARLKEVEDILKRRDEATNALKAKLQQALLGFQQSGLTVDIRNGKVYVSLADKLLFPSGSINIDDKGKAALKQLALVLNKEPDINIAVEGHTDTKKVINLGQIKDNWDLSVLRATSVTRYLTETENVDPKRLTATGKGQFQPIDPGTTPDALAKNRRIEIVLTPKLDELYNLITK; this comes from the coding sequence ATGAAAATCAAATATCTGATCGTCGCCGTGTTATTAATTGCAGGCGTTAGTTCATGTAAAGTATTATCAAACAAGGCCTATAATGCGCTTGTTGCAGAACGAGATTCTTTATCAACCCGTACTACCAGCTTAGAGGCGCAGGTTGCGCAGCTGCAAGCAGATACGGCACGTATTCACCGCGCAATAGCCGATCTGAAGGGACAATACAATGCCCTGAATGATAACTATGCCCAGGCTAATAAAAAACTGGATAAAACTAACTCGCGCGTAAGCGAACTTTCAAGCGATCTGCAGAAACGCGAAGCCCGCTTAAAAGAAGTGGAAGATATATTGAAACGCCGTGACGAGGCAACAAACGCTTTAAAGGCAAAATTGCAGCAGGCTTTGTTGGGCTTTCAGCAAAGTGGCTTAACGGTAGATATCAGAAATGGTAAAGTATATGTGTCGCTTGCGGATAAACTGCTTTTCCCTTCCGGCAGTATCAATATTGACGACAAAGGTAAAGCAGCCTTAAAACAACTGGCTTTGGTATTAAATAAAGAGCCTGACATTAACATTGCCGTAGAAGGACATACAGACACTAAAAAGGTAATTAATTTAGGCCAGATCAAAGATAACTGGGACCTGAGCGTTTTACGTGCTACATCGGTAACACGTTATTTAACCGAGACTGAAAATGTGGATCCGAAACGTTTAACGGCAACAGGTAAAGGACAGTTTCAGCCAATTGATCCGGGTACTACACCTGATGCGCTGGCCAAAAACAGGCGTATCGAAATTGTGTTAACACCTAAGTTAGACGAGTTGTATAATTTGATTACTAAGTAA
- a CDS encoding cytochrome c oxidase subunit 3, translating into MMAQLQQEKERLNLAPKKFNLWIFLFTSFMLFMAFTSGFIVYTGMGKGHELNIQLPNLFIYSTAVILLSSATMFMATKAAKGLQFTKQRAFLWATMILGVIFFVLQVFAWGQLVDMRAFLINPNASISFVYVMTGAHLLHIFAGLVLLINSLRKSYRSTPQVMNVYSMDISSIFWHFVDIIWIYLYVFLLLNQR; encoded by the coding sequence ATGATGGCGCAATTACAACAAGAAAAAGAAAGACTTAACCTTGCACCTAAAAAGTTTAACCTGTGGATATTCCTGTTCACATCGTTTATGCTTTTTATGGCTTTTACCAGTGGTTTCATTGTATACACCGGTATGGGCAAGGGACACGAATTAAATATACAATTACCAAACCTGTTTATTTACAGCACAGCAGTTATCCTGCTTAGCAGCGCAACCATGTTTATGGCTACTAAAGCCGCTAAGGGATTACAGTTTACAAAACAACGCGCTTTTTTATGGGCAACCATGATTTTAGGCGTTATATTTTTTGTATTGCAGGTGTTTGCATGGGGACAATTGGTAGACATGAGGGCATTTTTGATTAACCCTAACGCTTCTATCAGCTTTGTTTATGTAATGACAGGCGCACATTTGCTACACATTTTTGCGGGTTTGGTGTTATTGATAAACAGCCTGCGCAAAAGCTACAGAAGCACACCGCAGGTAATGAATGTATATAGTATGGATATCTCTTCTATATTTTGGCATTTTGTCGATATTATATGGATTTATCTCTATGTTTTTTTACTTTTGAACCAACGTTAA
- a CDS encoding cytochrome c oxidase subunit 3, with the protein MSTAVTQIDEVKTTPWAGGRSPFSVEYGKIMMWFFLLSDAFTFSSLLIAYGALRFSSNVWPAADLIFQSVPGTSISHGAPLVFVGIMTFILIASSVTMVLGVEAGHRGDRKAVAGWLVATVIGGFMFLGCQALEWTHLHSEGFWWGSIPKELGEYFHGKEVSATYTQQFANLFFTITGFHGFHVFSGVIINIIILVNVLKGTYEKRGSYLMVEKVGLYWHFVDLVWVFVFTFFYLV; encoded by the coding sequence ATGAGTACAGCAGTAACACAAATTGACGAAGTAAAAACCACGCCTTGGGCCGGAGGCCGTTCACCATTTTCGGTTGAATATGGTAAAATAATGATGTGGTTTTTCCTGCTATCTGACGCATTTACCTTTTCGTCATTATTAATTGCTTATGGCGCATTACGTTTTAGCTCAAACGTATGGCCGGCGGCTGATCTGATTTTCCAATCAGTACCAGGTACATCTATTTCACATGGTGCGCCACTGGTGTTTGTAGGTATCATGACATTTATCCTCATTGCCAGCTCTGTAACTATGGTGCTTGGTGTTGAAGCAGGCCATCGAGGCGATAGAAAGGCTGTAGCTGGCTGGCTTGTTGCTACTGTTATTGGCGGTTTCATGTTCCTGGGTTGCCAGGCTTTAGAGTGGACGCACTTACACAGCGAAGGTTTCTGGTGGGGAAGTATCCCTAAAGAACTTGGTGAATATTTCCATGGTAAAGAAGTATCAGCTACTTATACACAACAGTTTGCCAACCTGTTCTTTACCATTACAGGTTTCCACGGTTTCCACGTATTCAGTGGTGTGATCATCAATATCATTATTCTTGTAAACGTACTTAAAGGTACTTATGAGAAACGTGGCAGCTATCTGATGGTTGAAAAAGTAGGCCTTTACTGGCACTTTGTAGACCTTGTATGGGTATTCGTATTTACCTTCTTCTATTTAGTTTAA
- a CDS encoding DUF983 domain-containing protein, whose product MAQTPQFKALVQGKCPRCRRGRMFVGQVYGIGTNKMNDSCPHCGFHFEIEPGYFYAAMYVSYALNVAESVTLGLATYILTGNTTSPWLYLIVILGGCFLLAPFNYRYSRIILLYWLSPKVHYQPHLDTDDSPTHS is encoded by the coding sequence ATGGCACAAACGCCTCAATTTAAAGCATTAGTACAAGGCAAGTGCCCGCGTTGTCGCCGTGGCAGAATGTTTGTCGGTCAGGTATATGGCATAGGTACCAATAAAATGAATGATAGCTGCCCACATTGCGGCTTTCATTTTGAAATTGAGCCGGGCTATTTTTATGCAGCCATGTATGTAAGTTATGCGCTTAACGTTGCCGAGTCGGTTACGTTAGGATTGGCTACCTATATTTTAACAGGCAACACTACTTCACCCTGGCTTTATCTGATCGTTATTTTAGGCGGATGCTTTTTACTGGCCCCCTTTAATTACCGATACTCACGTATTATATTGTTATATTGGCTCTCGCCAAAAGTACATTATCAGCCACATCTGGATACCGATGATAGTCCAACACACTCTTGA